A window of the Lycium ferocissimum isolate CSIRO_LF1 unplaced genomic scaffold, AGI_CSIRO_Lferr_CH_V1 ctg10228, whole genome shotgun sequence genome harbors these coding sequences:
- the LOC132041453 gene encoding uncharacterized protein LOC132041453: MWNVIQLLTRLVAAQARHQGVVVDQANRAISVRVQDFLGLDPPEFSGLRQNMDPQDFVDGMERTLRVMHANEIESVELAYYRLRDIVRTELECDRGHGKRDRSLDIASELKGGQRQQYSRYPSHSAVSAPSRFLGQRFDRPSYFEVSQSYRSLGAPYRQESGQMRPPFPRCAQCGRLHAGQCRLGSGACYACGQAGHVIRECPSRGGVGIVQPIGFIASSSSSVRPSGQGSQTLAGRGRGRGGASSSSDPQKCIYALASR; the protein is encoded by the exons ATGTGGAATGTTATTcagttattgactagattggtagccgctcaggctcggCATCAGGGAGTTGTTGTTGATCAGGCAAACCGAGCTATTAGTGTGAGGGTCCAAgattttcttggtttagatcCCCCAGAATTCTCTGGGTTGAGGCAGAATATGGACCCCCAAGACTTTGTTGATGGTATGGAGAGGACTCTGAGGGTCATGCATGCCAACGAGATcgagtcagtagagttggcttATTACAGGCTTCGTGATATCGTG AGAACGGAGCTTGAGTGTGATCGGGGACATGGTAAGAGGGATAGATCTTTAGATATTGCTAGTGAGCTCAAAGGAGGCCAAAGACAGCAGTATTCCCGGTATCCATCCCATTCAGCGGTGAGTGCGCCTTCGCGGTTTTTAGGTCAGAGATTTGATCGACCTTCTTATTTCGAAGTGAGCCAGAGTTATAGATCTTTGGGTGCTCCGTATAGACAggagtcaggccagatgagaccaCCCTTTCCGCGGTGTGcccagtgtggtagattacatgCTGGACAGTGTCGATTGGGATCAGGTGCTTGCTATGCTTGTGGCCAGGCAGGTCATGTGATAAGGGAGTGTCCATCAAGGGGTGGTGTCGGTATAGTTCAACCTATAGGGTTCATAGCTAGTTCTTCTTCATCTGTACGCCCATCAGGGCAAGGTTCTCAGACACTAGCAGGACGTGGTAGAGGAAGGGGTGGAGCATCTAGTTCGAGCGATCCTCAGAAGTGCATTTACGCATTAGCTAGTAGATAG